The following proteins come from a genomic window of Sphingosinicella flava:
- a CDS encoding HpcH/HpaI aldolase/citrate lyase family protein, with product MKLRSLLFVPGDRPERMEKALGLGADALILDLEDAVAPEKKPEARRLVADFVSAHPAAHLWVRINPLDGGEADKDLDALASVRPNGVVLPKAEGGASVDALAHRLTMMGNATARILAIATETPAAIFQLGTYGGAKRLEALTWGAEDLPAAIGAATSREEDGSLTPPYELARSLCLFGAAAAGVAPIETVYPNFRDLDGLAAYAARARRDGFTGMMAIHPAQVPVINAAFTPSEVEIAHAQAIVDAFAANPGVGALSLDGKMIDRPHLVQARRTLGLMITPP from the coding sequence ATGAAGCTCCGCTCCCTCCTCTTCGTTCCGGGCGACCGCCCCGAACGGATGGAAAAGGCGCTCGGCCTCGGCGCCGACGCGCTGATCCTCGATCTCGAGGATGCCGTTGCGCCCGAGAAGAAGCCCGAGGCGCGTCGTCTTGTCGCCGATTTCGTTTCCGCTCACCCTGCCGCCCATCTCTGGGTGCGCATCAATCCTCTCGATGGAGGGGAGGCGGACAAGGATCTCGACGCGCTCGCCTCTGTCCGGCCGAACGGGGTCGTCCTTCCGAAGGCCGAAGGCGGCGCCTCCGTGGACGCCTTGGCGCACCGGCTGACGATGATGGGCAACGCCACCGCCCGCATCCTCGCCATCGCGACCGAAACCCCCGCCGCCATTTTCCAGCTCGGCACCTATGGCGGGGCCAAGAGACTGGAAGCCCTCACCTGGGGCGCCGAAGACCTCCCTGCGGCCATTGGCGCCGCCACTTCTCGCGAGGAAGACGGCAGCCTCACGCCGCCTTACGAACTCGCCCGTTCTCTCTGCCTGTTCGGCGCGGCGGCGGCGGGCGTGGCGCCGATCGAGACCGTCTATCCGAACTTCCGCGACCTCGACGGCCTTGCCGCCTATGCCGCCCGCGCCCGCCGCGACGGCTTCACCGGCATGATGGCGATCCACCCGGCGCAGGTGCCGGTCATCAACGCCGCCTTCACCCCGTCCGAGGTGGAGATCGCCCATGCCCAGGCGATCGTCGACGCCTTCGCCGCCAATCCTGGCGTCGGCGCGCTGTCCCTCGACGGCAAGATGATCGACCGGCCGCACCTCGTGCAGGCCCGGCGCACGCTCGGCCTAATGATCACTCCGCCTTGA
- a CDS encoding MaoC family dehydratase: MAGRFYDEWQVGDRLTHQPHRTVTETDNLLISTLTHNPQPLHLDAEYAGATEFGRIVVNGTFTFALMIGLSVGDTTLGTLVANLGYDKVRMPKPVFIGDTLRAETEVIALKDSKSRPDAGIATFEHRMFNQRDELVCICERTALMQRRPA; this comes from the coding sequence ATGGCAGGGCGCTTTTACGATGAATGGCAGGTCGGCGACCGGCTGACGCACCAGCCGCACCGCACGGTGACGGAAACCGACAATCTCCTCATCTCGACGCTCACCCACAATCCGCAGCCGCTGCATCTCGACGCCGAATATGCGGGCGCGACGGAGTTCGGCCGGATCGTCGTCAACGGCACCTTCACCTTCGCGCTGATGATCGGCCTGTCCGTGGGCGACACCACGCTTGGCACGCTCGTCGCCAATCTCGGCTACGACAAGGTGCGGATGCCGAAGCCCGTCTTCATCGGCGATACTTTGCGCGCCGAAACCGAAGTGATCGCCTTGAAGGACAGCAAAAGCCGCCCGGATGCGGGCATCGCGACCTTCGAGCATCGCATGTTCAACCAGCGCGACGAACTCGTCTGCATCTGCGAACGTACTGCCCTGATGCAAAGGAGACCGGCGTGA
- a CDS encoding acetyl/propionyl/methylcrotonyl-CoA carboxylase subunit alpha, whose product MIQSLLIANRGEIACRIIRTARRLGIRTVAVYSDADAGALHVREADEAVHIGPPPARESYLVGDKIIAAAKATGAEAIHPGYGFLSENADFAEKVIAAGLIWVGPQPHSIRAMGLKDAAKKLMDEAGVPTTPGYLGDDQSPDRLQKEADAIGYPVLIKAVAGGGGKGMRKVNAASDFADMLLSCKREAASSFGDDRVLIEKYIERPRHIEVQVFGDTHGNVVHLFERDCSLQRRHQKVIEEAPAPGMDEATRAAVCAAAVKAAKAVDYVGAGTIEFIADGSAGLRADRIWFMEMNTRLQVEHPVTEMITGQDLVEWQLRVASGEPLPKRQDELSITGWAIEARLYAEDPANEFLPSIGRLDHLYFDAMEERHSGATSHARVDSGVAQGDRISPFYDPMIAKLVAWDRDRAWARQLLMKMLNASYVAPLRTNKGFLYECVAHQDFALGRLDTGLVPRELDRLLPAPSPSQAAIDGAAAFYRAYAPYEGADDYAFRNQNAGFRLNAEPDPEIAFWLNGSRVAGDWTGGMPDYSAILSIRSLGEEGAIVTERGQTYLLQTRYPQSADAREAGDGAMISPMPGRIIAVDARQGDRVAKGQKLVTLEAMKMEHSLAAPFDGIVTELNASEGAQVVEGTLLVKIEKAE is encoded by the coding sequence ATGATCCAATCCCTCCTCATCGCGAACCGGGGCGAGATTGCCTGCCGGATCATCCGCACCGCCCGGCGGCTCGGCATTCGCACGGTCGCCGTCTATTCCGACGCGGATGCGGGGGCGCTGCATGTGCGCGAAGCGGACGAGGCGGTGCATATCGGCCCGCCGCCCGCGCGCGAAAGCTATCTCGTCGGCGACAAGATCATCGCGGCCGCGAAGGCGACTGGCGCGGAGGCCATTCACCCGGGCTACGGCTTCCTCTCCGAAAATGCCGACTTCGCTGAAAAGGTGATCGCGGCGGGTCTGATCTGGGTCGGCCCGCAACCGCATTCCATCCGCGCCATGGGTCTCAAGGATGCCGCCAAGAAATTGATGGACGAAGCCGGCGTTCCCACCACGCCCGGCTATCTCGGCGACGACCAATCGCCGGATCGTCTGCAAAAGGAAGCCGACGCCATCGGTTATCCCGTCCTCATCAAGGCCGTGGCGGGCGGCGGCGGCAAGGGGATGCGCAAGGTCAACGCCGCGTCCGACTTCGCCGATATGCTCCTCTCCTGCAAGCGGGAGGCGGCCTCCTCTTTCGGCGACGACCGCGTCCTTATCGAAAAATATATCGAGCGCCCGCGCCATATCGAAGTGCAGGTGTTCGGCGACACGCACGGCAATGTCGTCCACCTGTTCGAACGCGACTGCTCGCTCCAGCGCCGCCACCAGAAGGTGATCGAGGAAGCCCCCGCACCCGGCATGGACGAAGCCACCCGCGCCGCCGTCTGCGCAGCCGCGGTGAAGGCCGCCAAGGCCGTCGACTATGTCGGCGCGGGCACGATCGAGTTCATCGCCGACGGCTCGGCGGGCCTTCGTGCCGACCGCATCTGGTTCATGGAAATGAACACGCGGCTCCAGGTCGAGCATCCGGTGACGGAGATGATCACCGGCCAGGATCTCGTCGAATGGCAACTCCGCGTCGCGAGCGGGGAGCCGCTTCCCAAGCGCCAGGATGAGCTTTCCATCACCGGTTGGGCCATCGAGGCCCGCCTCTATGCCGAGGATCCCGCCAACGAATTTCTGCCGTCCATCGGGCGGTTGGACCATCTTTATTTCGATGCGATGGAAGAACGGCATTCGGGTGCAACGTCGCACGCGCGGGTGGATAGCGGAGTGGCGCAGGGCGACCGGATTTCGCCCTTCTACGATCCGATGATCGCGAAGCTGGTGGCCTGGGACCGCGATCGAGCCTGGGCGCGCCAACTGCTGATGAAGATGTTGAACGCAAGCTATGTGGCGCCGCTCAGGACCAATAAAGGATTCCTCTACGAATGCGTCGCGCATCAGGATTTCGCGCTTGGCAGGCTCGACACCGGGCTGGTTCCGCGCGAACTGGACCGGTTGCTTCCCGCCCCGTCGCCGTCGCAAGCGGCGATCGACGGCGCCGCCGCCTTCTACCGGGCCTATGCGCCTTATGAGGGCGCGGACGACTATGCCTTTCGCAACCAGAATGCCGGTTTCCGCCTCAACGCAGAACCAGATCCGGAGATCGCCTTTTGGCTGAATGGCAGCCGCGTCGCGGGCGACTGGACCGGGGGCATGCCGGATTACAGCGCGATATTGTCGATCCGGTCGCTGGGTGAAGAAGGCGCCATCGTCACAGAGCGCGGCCAGACCTACTTGCTGCAAACCCGCTACCCGCAATCCGCCGATGCGCGGGAGGCGGGCGACGGCGCGATGATCTCCCCCATGCCCGGACGCATCATCGCGGTCGACGCGCGGCAGGGGGATCGGGTGGCGAAGGGGCAGAAGCTCGTCACGTTGGAAGCGATGAAGATGGAACACAGCCTCGCCGCCCCCTTCGACGGCATCGTCACCGAACTCAACGCCAGCGAAGGCGCGCAAGTGGTGGAGGGGACGCTGCTGGTGAAGATCGAGAAGGCGGAATAA
- a CDS encoding endonuclease domain-containing protein, with product MLTSPIKLVKRARSLRKEMSLPEVLLWRELKRRPGGFKFRRQLPQCGYILDFACLEARLGIEIDGEAHEREDRVERDRVRDQQLIQVGFNTIRFPARDVLQNIEGVVTSIIEWCRASGPLHQPAAGPPPRAGEDFE from the coding sequence GTGCTCACTTCCCCAATCAAGCTGGTCAAAAGAGCCCGTTCACTTCGCAAAGAAATGAGCCTTCCCGAAGTCCTGCTCTGGCGCGAACTGAAGCGGCGGCCCGGAGGATTCAAGTTTCGCCGCCAGCTCCCGCAGTGCGGCTACATTCTGGATTTCGCCTGCTTGGAAGCACGGCTAGGAATTGAGATCGACGGCGAAGCCCATGAACGCGAAGATCGGGTTGAACGCGACCGGGTGAGAGATCAACAGCTGATCCAAGTCGGCTTCAACACCATCCGCTTTCCCGCACGCGACGTGCTGCAGAATATAGAGGGTGTTGTGACGAGCATAATCGAATGGTGCCGGGCCTCGGGCCCCCTCCACCAGCCTGCGGCTGGTCCCCCTCCCCGTGCCGGGGAGGATTTTGAATGA
- a CDS encoding carboxyl transferase domain-containing protein, producing MTALTSKVDEGSDAFRRYSEHNRGLVDALRTKAAQAAQGGPEKHRERHVSRGKLLPRDRVTRLLDPGSPFLEIGQLAASGMYGDEAPGAGMICGIGRVSGREVMIVANDPTVKGGAYFPMTVKKHLRAQEIALQNLLPCVYLVDSGGANLPHQAEVFPDKEHFGRIFFNQAQMSSQGIAQIACVMGSCTAGGAYVPAMSDETVIVRNQGTIFLGGPPLVKAATGEVISAEDLGGGDLHARKSGVVDHLAENDEHALAIVRDIVARLNTVKALDIDIADPVPPKFDAEDLYGIIPDDVRTPYDVHEVIARIVDGSEFHEFKPLYGSTLVCGFARIWGMPVAILANNGILFSESAQKGAHFIELACQRRTPLLFLQNISGFMVGGKYEAEGIAKHGAKLVTAVATAQVPKITVLIGGSFGAGNYGMCGRAYSPRFLFTWPNSRISVMGGEQAASVLATVHRDAETWGAEEAEAFKAPIRQKYEDEGNPYYATARLWDDGIIDPAQTRDVLGLAFAATLNAPIPERAQFGIFRM from the coding sequence ATGACGGCTCTCACCTCGAAAGTGGACGAAGGCTCCGACGCCTTCCGACGCTACTCCGAACATAATCGCGGCCTCGTGGACGCACTCCGGACCAAGGCGGCACAGGCCGCGCAGGGTGGTCCCGAAAAGCATCGCGAACGCCACGTCTCGCGCGGCAAGCTGCTGCCGCGCGACCGAGTCACACGCCTCCTCGATCCCGGCTCGCCCTTCCTTGAAATCGGCCAGCTCGCCGCGAGCGGCATGTATGGCGACGAGGCGCCCGGCGCCGGCATGATCTGCGGCATCGGCCGCGTGTCGGGCCGCGAGGTGATGATCGTCGCCAACGATCCCACCGTGAAGGGCGGCGCCTACTTCCCGATGACGGTGAAGAAGCACCTGCGCGCCCAGGAGATCGCCCTCCAGAACCTGCTGCCCTGCGTCTATCTGGTCGATTCAGGCGGCGCGAACCTTCCTCACCAGGCGGAAGTCTTCCCGGACAAGGAGCATTTCGGCCGCATCTTCTTCAACCAGGCGCAGATGTCCTCCCAAGGCATCGCCCAGATCGCCTGCGTGATGGGCAGCTGCACCGCGGGCGGCGCCTATGTGCCCGCAATGTCGGACGAGACGGTGATCGTCCGCAATCAGGGCACGATCTTCCTCGGCGGCCCCCCGCTGGTGAAGGCCGCGACGGGGGAAGTGATCAGCGCCGAGGATCTCGGCGGCGGCGACCTCCACGCCCGCAAGTCCGGCGTGGTCGATCACCTCGCCGAAAATGACGAGCACGCCCTCGCCATCGTCCGCGACATCGTGGCCCGCCTCAACACGGTGAAGGCGCTGGACATCGACATCGCCGATCCGGTCCCGCCGAAATTCGACGCCGAAGACCTGTACGGCATCATCCCCGACGATGTCCGCACCCCCTATGACGTGCACGAAGTCATCGCCCGCATCGTCGACGGCAGCGAATTCCACGAATTCAAGCCGCTCTACGGCTCGACCCTCGTCTGCGGTTTCGCCCGCATCTGGGGCATGCCGGTCGCGATCCTCGCCAATAACGGCATCCTGTTCAGCGAAAGCGCGCAAAAGGGCGCCCATTTCATCGAACTCGCCTGCCAGCGCCGCACACCCCTCCTGTTCCTCCAGAACATTTCGGGCTTCATGGTCGGCGGCAAATATGAGGCGGAAGGGATCGCCAAGCATGGCGCCAAGCTCGTCACCGCTGTCGCCACCGCGCAGGTGCCCAAGATCACCGTGCTGATCGGCGGCAGCTTCGGCGCCGGTAATTACGGCATGTGCGGCCGGGCTTATAGCCCGCGCTTCCTCTTCACCTGGCCGAACAGCCGGATCAGCGTGATGGGCGGCGAACAAGCAGCGAGCGTGCTCGCCACCGTCCACCGCGACGCCGAGACTTGGGGCGCCGAAGAAGCCGAAGCCTTTAAAGCCCCGATCCGCCAAAAATATGAAGACGAAGGCAACCCATACTACGCCACCGCCCGCCTGTGGGATGACGGCATCATCGACCCCGCCCAAACCCGCGACGTCCTCGGTCTCGCTTTCGCCGCCACCCTCAACGCCCCCATCCCCGAACGCGCCCAGTTCGGCATCTTCCGGATGTGA
- a CDS encoding isovaleryl-CoA dehydrogenase: MSDFGLDFALGEMADAIRDTTARFAADRIQPLAARIDEEDWFPVELWPEMGALGLHGITVEEEFGGLGLGYLEHVVAQEEIARASASIGLSYGAHSNLCVNQIRRWASPEQKAKYLPKLISGEHIGSLAMSEAGAGSDVVGMKMRAEKKGDRYVLNGTKFWITNAAYADTLVVYAKTGEGSRGITTFIIEKDMPGFSIGQKIPKMGMRGSPTAELVFNDCEVPEENVMGPLNGGVGVLMSGLDYERTVLAGIQLGIMQACLDVVLPYVRERKQFGNPIGSFQLIQAKVADMYVALNSARAYVYAVARACDAGKTTRFDAAGAILLASENAVKTSLEAIQALGGAGYTKDWPVERYMRDAKLLDIGAGTNEIRRMLIGRELIGAA; the protein is encoded by the coding sequence ATGTCCGACTTCGGACTCGATTTCGCGCTCGGCGAGATGGCGGATGCCATCCGCGACACCACCGCCCGTTTCGCCGCCGACCGCATCCAGCCGCTCGCGGCCCGCATTGACGAGGAAGACTGGTTCCCGGTCGAACTCTGGCCCGAAATGGGCGCGCTCGGCCTCCACGGCATCACGGTGGAGGAAGAATTTGGCGGGCTCGGACTCGGCTATCTCGAACATGTCGTCGCTCAAGAGGAGATCGCCCGCGCTTCCGCCTCGATCGGCCTCAGCTACGGCGCCCACTCGAACCTCTGCGTCAACCAGATCCGTCGCTGGGCCTCGCCGGAGCAGAAGGCGAAATATCTCCCCAAGCTCATCAGCGGCGAACATATCGGCTCCCTCGCCATGTCCGAAGCGGGCGCCGGGTCCGACGTCGTCGGCATGAAGATGCGCGCGGAAAAGAAGGGCGACCGCTACGTCCTTAACGGCACCAAATTCTGGATCACCAATGCGGCCTATGCCGATACGCTCGTCGTCTACGCCAAGACGGGCGAGGGGAGCCGGGGCATCACCACCTTCATCATCGAAAAGGACATGCCCGGCTTCTCCATCGGCCAGAAGATCCCGAAAATGGGCATGCGCGGATCGCCGACGGCGGAGCTCGTCTTCAACGACTGCGAGGTGCCCGAAGAAAATGTCATGGGTCCGCTCAACGGCGGTGTCGGCGTCCTCATGTCCGGCCTCGATTATGAGCGCACCGTGCTCGCCGGCATCCAGCTCGGCATCATGCAGGCCTGCCTCGACGTCGTCCTTCCCTACGTCCGCGAGCGCAAGCAATTCGGCAACCCGATCGGCAGCTTCCAGCTCATCCAGGCCAAGGTCGCCGACATGTATGTCGCGCTGAACAGCGCCCGCGCCTACGTCTACGCCGTCGCCCGCGCCTGCGATGCCGGCAAGACGACCCGCTTCGACGCCGCGGGCGCGATCCTGCTCGCGTCCGAGAACGCCGTCAAAACCTCGCTCGAGGCCATCCAGGCCCTGGGCGGCGCGGGTTATACGAAGGACTGGCCGGTCGAACGCTACATGCGCGACGCCAAGCTCCTCGACATCGGCGCGGGCACCAACGAAATCCGCCGCATGCTGATCGGCCGCGAACTGATCGGGGCCGCATGA
- a CDS encoding acetyl-CoA C-acyltransferase, which translates to MTDPVVILSYARTPMGAFQGSLSSVSAPELGAVAVKAAVERAGISTDDVERIYMGCVLSAGLGQAPARQAAIKAGLPKNVEAVTINKMCGSGMKAAMMAADSIAAGSSDIIIAGGMESMTNAPYLMKKHRGGARIGHDAIYDHMMLDGLEDAYEPGRAMGTFAEDTSREYQFTREAQDAYAIESLARAVKAQDSGGFDKEIVPVTVKTRAGEEVVSQDESPKKGKPEKIPSLKPAFAKDGTITAATSSSINDGAAALVLARESVAAAKGLKPVARIVGHTAHAREPEKFTTAPIGAVERLLEKTGWKVEDVDLFEINEAFACVSMAAMRDLGIPHEKVNVHGGAVALGHPIGASGARILSTLLAALERTGGKRGIASLCIGGGEATAMAVELVD; encoded by the coding sequence ATGACCGATCCAGTCGTCATTCTTTCCTATGCCCGCACGCCGATGGGCGCGTTTCAGGGCAGTTTGTCGAGCGTCAGCGCGCCGGAGCTTGGCGCGGTCGCGGTGAAAGCCGCCGTCGAGCGCGCGGGGATTTCGACCGACGATGTCGAGCGCATCTATATGGGCTGCGTGCTGTCCGCGGGCCTCGGTCAGGCGCCCGCGCGGCAGGCGGCGATCAAGGCGGGACTGCCGAAGAATGTGGAGGCCGTCACCATCAACAAGATGTGCGGTTCGGGCATGAAAGCGGCGATGATGGCGGCCGATTCCATCGCGGCGGGATCGAGCGACATCATCATCGCGGGCGGCATGGAGAGCATGACCAACGCGCCCTACCTCATGAAGAAGCATCGCGGCGGCGCGCGGATCGGCCATGACGCGATTTACGACCATATGATGCTGGATGGTCTGGAAGATGCCTATGAGCCGGGCCGGGCGATGGGCACTTTCGCCGAGGATACGTCGCGCGAATATCAGTTCACGCGCGAGGCGCAGGATGCCTATGCGATCGAGTCGCTCGCGCGCGCCGTGAAAGCGCAGGATAGCGGCGGATTCGACAAGGAAATCGTGCCCGTCACCGTCAAGACCCGCGCGGGCGAAGAGGTGGTGAGCCAGGACGAAAGCCCGAAGAAGGGCAAACCCGAAAAAATCCCGTCGCTGAAGCCCGCTTTCGCCAAGGACGGCACGATCACCGCGGCGACGTCATCGTCGATCAACGATGGCGCGGCCGCCCTTGTTCTGGCGCGCGAATCCGTCGCGGCAGCCAAGGGGCTGAAGCCGGTGGCGCGAATCGTCGGCCACACCGCCCACGCCCGCGAGCCGGAGAAATTCACCACCGCCCCGATCGGCGCGGTCGAGCGGCTGCTGGAAAAGACCGGCTGGAAGGTCGAGGATGTCGACCTGTTCGAGATCAACGAAGCCTTCGCCTGCGTGTCGATGGCCGCGATGCGCGACCTCGGCATTCCGCACGAAAAGGTGAACGTGCATGGCGGCGCGGTTGCGCTCGGCCACCCGATCGGCGCCTCTGGCGCGCGCATCCTGTCCACCTTGCTCGCCGCGCTTGAGCGGACCGGGGGCAAGCGGGGCATTGCCAGCCTTTGCATCGGCGGCGGCGAAGCCACCGCGATGGCGGTTGAGCTGGTGGATTGA
- the otsA gene encoding alpha,alpha-trehalose-phosphate synthase (UDP-forming) has product MSRLVVISNRVSAPTGEGGAGAQGGLAVALGAALREYRGLWFGWSGHRTDEFTGHIELQRAHGVTTATIDLEDQDVDEYYNGYANRTLWPLFHYRIDLAEYDRSFDSGYQRVNERFAETVTPLIDQDDLVWVHDYHLIPLGAELRARGLKNRIGFFLHIPWPPGRLLVSLPDHQKLVRSLLAYDLIGFQTREWLEAFRDYVVRELGGNLDADGTLHVGDRTVHVAAYPIGIDYDDFMEASRSPLAHQACNRLRESAADRKVIIGVDRLDYSKGLQERFTGYQRFLENNPDRHGELFMLQIAPPTREEVSTYEEIRDNLDGLSGRINGAFAEIDWVPVRYVNQGYDRASLAGFYRAAQIALITPLRDGMNLVAKEYVAAQDPDDPGVLILSRFAGAALQLKDALLVNPYSADEVSDAIKTALEMPREERIRRWRSMMESVRDEDVVKWRHDFVAALEGARIREPEPPPEGK; this is encoded by the coding sequence ATGAGCCGCCTGGTCGTCATTTCCAATCGCGTATCCGCGCCGACGGGAGAGGGCGGGGCGGGCGCGCAAGGCGGCCTGGCCGTCGCCCTGGGCGCCGCTCTGCGCGAATATCGCGGCCTTTGGTTCGGCTGGTCCGGCCACCGCACCGATGAATTTACCGGCCATATCGAGCTGCAGCGCGCGCATGGCGTCACCACCGCGACCATCGATCTCGAGGATCAGGACGTGGACGAATATTATAACGGTTACGCCAACCGCACCCTCTGGCCGCTCTTCCACTACCGCATCGATCTGGCCGAATATGACCGCAGCTTCGACAGCGGCTATCAGCGGGTGAACGAGCGGTTCGCCGAAACGGTGACGCCGCTCATCGATCAGGACGATCTCGTCTGGGTTCACGATTACCATCTGATTCCACTGGGTGCAGAATTGCGGGCCCGGGGCCTGAAGAATCGGATCGGCTTCTTCCTCCATATCCCATGGCCGCCGGGACGCCTGCTCGTCTCGCTACCCGATCACCAGAAACTGGTGCGTTCGCTCCTCGCCTACGACCTGATCGGCTTTCAGACTCGCGAGTGGCTGGAGGCGTTTCGCGATTATGTGGTGCGCGAACTTGGCGGCAACCTGGACGCTGACGGAACGCTGCACGTCGGCGACCGCACGGTCCATGTCGCGGCCTACCCGATCGGCATTGATTATGACGATTTCATGGAAGCGAGCCGCTCGCCGCTCGCCCATCAAGCCTGCAATCGCCTGCGGGAAAGTGCGGCCGACCGAAAGGTCATCATCGGCGTCGACCGCCTCGATTATTCGAAGGGGCTCCAGGAACGCTTCACCGGCTATCAGCGGTTTCTGGAAAACAATCCCGACCGCCATGGCGAGCTATTCATGCTCCAGATCGCGCCGCCGACACGCGAGGAGGTGTCGACGTACGAGGAGATACGCGACAATCTCGACGGCCTGTCGGGGCGCATCAACGGCGCATTCGCGGAAATCGACTGGGTGCCCGTCCGCTACGTCAACCAGGGCTATGACCGCGCCAGCCTCGCCGGTTTCTATCGCGCCGCGCAGATCGCGCTCATCACCCCCCTGCGCGACGGCATGAATCTCGTCGCCAAGGAATATGTGGCGGCCCAGGATCCCGACGATCCCGGCGTTCTCATCCTCTCCCGCTTCGCGGGCGCTGCGCTGCAATTGAAGGATGCTCTTCTCGTCAATCCTTACAGCGCCGACGAAGTGAGCGACGCGATCAAGACCGCGCTCGAAATGCCGCGTGAAGAGCGCATCCGCCGCTGGCGGAGCATGATGGAAAGCGTGCGGGACGAGGATGTCGTCAAATGGCGCCACGATTTCGTCGCGGCGCTCGAAGGGGCGCGAATACGCGAACCGGAACCGCCGCCGGAGGGGAAATAG